In Trichomycterus rosablanca isolate fTriRos1 chromosome 4, fTriRos1.hap1, whole genome shotgun sequence, one DNA window encodes the following:
- the zgc:110366 gene encoding uncharacterized oxidoreductase ZK1290.5 isoform X2, protein MQSCTEVELSNGLKIPILGLGTSHVGGYSHDAVVYALRDCGVRHIDTAKRYGCEEALAKAITESLVPREDLWITTKLWPGDYGYQSAKQACRASCARLGVDYLDLYLMHWPDCQVPGRSNREVRMETWRALEELYDEGLCRAIGVSNFLIPHLEELKEDGSLTPHVNQVEFHPFQQPWELVEFCRRQGTVFEGYCPLAKGQALTHPLILQLAQKYDRTASQICIRWSVQNGVVTIPKSTKPERISENCQVFGFSLAEEDMKSIRRLHADKKLVHLSYPLWKG, encoded by the exons ATGCAGTCTTGTACCGAAGTAGAGCTCTCTAATGGACTGAAAATCCCAATTCTTGGTTTAG GAACGTCGCACGTTGGTGGCTACTCCCATGACGCGGTCGTCTACGCTCTCCGCGACTGCGGAGTCAGGCACATAGACACGGCTAAACGGTATGGCTGCGAGGAAGCCTTGGCTAAGGCGATCACAGAAAGCCTGGTGCCGCGAGAGGACTTGTGGATCACCACCAAACTCTGGCCGGGGGATTATGGCTACCAGAGTGCCAAGCAAGCCTGTCGGGCCTCCTGTGCCCGGCTGGGCGTCGACTATTTAG ATCTGTATCTAATGCACTGGCCCGACTGCCAAGTTCCAGGCCGCTCTAACAGGGAGGTCCGGATGGAGACGTGGAGGGCTCTGGAGGAGCTGTACGACGAAG GATTGTGCCGGGCCATTGGAGTGAGCAACTTCCTCATCCCACACCTAGAGGAGCTGAAAGAAGATGGCAGCCTGACGCCTCACGTCAACCAG GTGGAGTTCCACCCGTTCCAGCAGCCGTGGGAGCTGGTGGAGTTTTGCCGCAGACAGGGAACAGTGTTCGAAGGTTACTGCCCGCTCGCTAAAGGCCAGGCGCTCACCCATCCGCTCATCCTGCAGCTGGCACAGAAGTACGACCGCACCGCCTCACAGATCTGCATCCGCTGGAGCGTTCAG AATGGAGTCGTTACAATTCCGAAGTCGACGAAGCCCGAGCGGATTTCTGAGAACTGCCAG GTTTTCGGGTTCAGCCTGGCAGAGGAGGACATGAAGAGTATCAGACGATTACATGCAGATAAAAAGCTCGTTCATCTGAGTTACCCACTTTGGAAAGGATGA
- the zgc:110366 gene encoding uncharacterized oxidoreductase ZK1290.5 isoform X1: MQSCTEVELSNGLKIPILGLGTSHVGGYSHDAVVYALRDCGVRHIDTAKRYGCEEALAKAITESLVPREDLWITTKLWPGDYGYQSAKQACRASCARLGVDYLDLYLMHWPDCQVPGRSNREVRMETWRALEELYDEGLCRAIGVSNFLIPHLEELKEDGSLTPHVNQVEFHPFQQPWELVEFCRRQGTVFEGYCPLAKGQALTHPLILQLAQKYDRTASQICIRWSVQNGVVTIPKSTKPERISENCQVFGFRLEDKDMAALRTLHDGRHMSWDPTHVE; this comes from the exons ATGCAGTCTTGTACCGAAGTAGAGCTCTCTAATGGACTGAAAATCCCAATTCTTGGTTTAG GAACGTCGCACGTTGGTGGCTACTCCCATGACGCGGTCGTCTACGCTCTCCGCGACTGCGGAGTCAGGCACATAGACACGGCTAAACGGTATGGCTGCGAGGAAGCCTTGGCTAAGGCGATCACAGAAAGCCTGGTGCCGCGAGAGGACTTGTGGATCACCACCAAACTCTGGCCGGGGGATTATGGCTACCAGAGTGCCAAGCAAGCCTGTCGGGCCTCCTGTGCCCGGCTGGGCGTCGACTATTTAG ATCTGTATCTAATGCACTGGCCCGACTGCCAAGTTCCAGGCCGCTCTAACAGGGAGGTCCGGATGGAGACGTGGAGGGCTCTGGAGGAGCTGTACGACGAAG GATTGTGCCGGGCCATTGGAGTGAGCAACTTCCTCATCCCACACCTAGAGGAGCTGAAAGAAGATGGCAGCCTGACGCCTCACGTCAACCAG GTGGAGTTCCACCCGTTCCAGCAGCCGTGGGAGCTGGTGGAGTTTTGCCGCAGACAGGGAACAGTGTTCGAAGGTTACTGCCCGCTCGCTAAAGGCCAGGCGCTCACCCATCCGCTCATCCTGCAGCTGGCACAGAAGTACGACCGCACCGCCTCACAGATCTGCATCCGCTGGAGCGTTCAG AATGGAGTCGTTACAATTCCGAAGTCGACGAAGCCCGAGCGGATTTCTGAGAACTGCCAG GTATTTGGGTTCCGACTGGAGGACAAGGACATGGCAGCCTTGCGCACGTTGCATGATGGGAGGCACATGAGCTGGGACCCCACCCATGTGGAGTGA